A stretch of the Oceanicola sp. D3 genome encodes the following:
- a CDS encoding EF-hand domain-containing protein produces MTKIMMTAATIAAFAAAPLMAQDAPMVEDTDGNGTFSMEEMQVAYPDITEEIFTEIDTSADGEVDTAEWEAAVGAGLLTSG; encoded by the coding sequence TCATGATGACAGCCGCAACCATTGCTGCCTTCGCCGCTGCGCCGCTGATGGCCCAAGACGCGCCGATGGTGGAAGACACGGATGGCAACGGCACCTTCTCGATGGAAGAGATGCAGGTGGCCTACCCCGACATCACCGAGGAGATCTTTACCGAGATCGACACCTCGGCTGACGGTGAAGTGGACACCGCCGAATGGGAGGCCGCCGTGGGGGCGGGCCTTCTGACCTCCGGCTAA